The genomic stretch ttatggTCTTTTGATGTgttcttaattcaaaataattaatgtgtattttatttaatgtctcccattaaatatttaaatttattaatatacaaattttaatttattttttgacaaaaaaagtttttttaatttgttaattttatttaacattcttcaaatttgaaggattcaattaatgtacctaaatgtaagTACCAAAATATTAgcactgaaatgtattatattaaattaatgtacctaaatgtgtgtaccgaaatgtatgcaccgaaatgttagtaccaaaatgtatctaccaaaatgtattatattgaattaatgtacctaaatgtttgtaccaaaatgtatgtacaaaaatgcgtgtacctaaatgtatgcaccaaaatgtattatcATGAAGGgtatgaatttaatgtacctaaaggAAGAAGGCAAAGTACAttaaaatatattgtataacaaaaattagtttatctaaatgtttacaacaaaatatattacgattaatgaaatgaaaatgaaaattataatgaaataaaattaatacatcaaaATTAAGAAgtaaaagataaataattataacatcaaaatataattaataaataagatgattaatgtatcaagggaccaaaattagattttgatcttactcataGTTTTAGTCTAAAAGTCATATTTGACAAGGACTAGGATAAAGTTTTCTactatttatttcttattactGGAGCCGACATTCGGATTAGTGAGATGTTTTAATTTAATACAAGAGTGACCAGACATAATTATGTGGTATAAATACTTAATCCTCAGAACAAGAACATGCCTGCCTGCCTTGTGCCTGCTGCAATCGGATCGAGCTTCAATACGTATATGTCGTCAATTTTCGCACACACCAGTGAAAGTGAAACCAATCACCAGAAcgaaaactaaaatatatatcaGCAATTAAGGAACCGGTGATGCCAGTTAGGTGGTGGATacaaatttgatcaaatcatATGTATGGTTTAGACTTGGATTTGTCAGTAATTTTATAATCTAAAAACCTTCAAAAGCGGTAAGTTTTGCTTAAGTCGGCCTACACTAAAATACAAGGCTGTTAAGTGAAACACAGGTATGAACCAGGAAACTATATCATCTGCAATTCAGCAAACTACCAAAAAAATAGGATTATAGTAtcaaaacaagaaatgaaacaTGAATAAGGAAAGAAAGTATATCAGACTACTTAATGAATTCAGGAGAGTATATGTATCTCCGATTACACGATGCAAGTACAGGGAACCCGTGTGCGTGCCAATGCCATCGCATGGCCTTCGTTTTTTCTcgattcctttttgtttcaattaCAGTATCATAAgggaaaatagaaataaaaggAAGAGATTCTAACTTACTTTGGACAAATTGTCTATGCACTTCACGTTCTTCTATAATCCTCGTACAGCAGCTCGGTGCAGAATAATGTCTATCCACTTCATCTTTTGCAAGGCAAAGCTTATATGCAATGCATAAATCTTCAAAGAATAGTTTGTTAGGAATATACAACGCAAGGGCCTTTGTCTTCAACATTCCCATGCTTTCACCAGAATGAGAAAAGGAGTCTGTTTCTTTGAACGAAAAGAGCAGAATCCAGACTTAACCTTATCAAGTCTACAAGCGATGCGCCAACAGGTCAGGCAGCGTTATCTTCCCAGAGTGGTTCTGGTCAAGCTTACTGAACTGATCACAGatttgcagtatatctttctcCCCTATCTTTCCCATCTCTTTAAGCTTGTAAATAACATACTCTGACTTGCTGAAATAAGCAAGCGAATAACATGTACGTGAGACTAATATGCAAATTGAATAACTTTCAGAATTGCTCCTGTTGATCAATACAAAGACTAAAAGGAGGATCCATATAAATCAATCTTATTACTCACATTTCTGTACCAGGATTCTGGTGTCCACTACAATAGCTAAGCATCTTCATTAGATCGATGTAGCTAGACGTTACATATTCGACTAATTTCATACCAAAATTAGAAGATTGAATCTTCAATTGCCAACTCAATTCACTCCAAACAATTTTGTCTTTTGGAGGCTCTAATTTGAATTTAGTACATTTGGTAAGTTCACAGTACATGCTCATAATGTTACATGGCAAGGCTTACACTTAATTTGCAGGATATCATTATCATTCCATCATCATACTAACAATCCTCCAGAGCAACGGTGAATACAATACTTACGCTAAACCGTCACTGTTATTCGCATCAGAATTGTTAGAGTTTGCTAGATTTGTTAGGTGAGCAGGCAGCTAATAGTTAACCGTGATGAGAAAACCATTCATCTACTCTTGTCATTCTTTACTAAATAAGCAATGATATTGTAGGTTACTTCATCAGTAACATCTAAAACAGATGACTATTAAAAAGTAGATGAAGATAGGATGGATGCAATGGAAACTCACCTGATGAAACCATGGTTATTGATGTCAGCAGCAAGCAGATCCTGGACAGTGATATCCCTATGCAAAACCCAATTCATAATCCTCCTGTGCCTCTTGTCGACCCTAGCCTCCGCTAAATACATAAACGCCCGAGCCACCGCCAATGTCGAAAACAGAAGCCACACGGCGGCAAAGAGCCTTCCTTGGAGAGTCTTGAAGGCCCTGTCTCCATAACCAACCGTTGTAACCGACATAACAGACAAGTAAACAGAATCAATCCAGTCCAAATTCTCCACAAAACACAAGACCAAAGCCCCAATGCCGACGCACAAAACCACCACTCCAAGCGCCAGGCCAACCTTGAGTCGGATCCTCATCCTGCCCTTTGCCACATCGACGATATAGTTCCTGGCGGAAAAACGATGATTCCGGGAAGTCTGACCCATTTGAATTCCAGTCAGGATCATATTTTCTTGCAAGTCGAGGACAAAATTGACAACCCCACTCAGCAAAATGTCGATGAAACCAAACCCGAAGAGCACAAAGACGCAGGCGAAAATCTTGGTGAGGGGAGTGGTAGGAGCAATGTCACCGTACCCGATGGTGCACATGGTGACTATACAGAAGTAGAGAGCGTCGACGACCGGGTGGGTTTCGACACCGGAGAATTTGTCCCGGTTGAAGGAGTAAATTACAACGCCGAGGGAGAGGTAGACGAGTAGCAAGAAGACGGCTTGCCTGATGATGGAGGTGGAGTCGGATTGTGGTTTGGGGACCTGGGTTGTTGGGTGTGGATTGAGGTCTCTCATGACGGCCATAGCGGGGGCCGTCCTGCAGCGGTGGAGAGTGCCGGGTCTCTTCTGATGGCGGGCATTCGGGGCTCCTGACGAAGAGGGCTGCGGGTCTGGTTGGTGGACATGGTGATGGTGGGGTTGTTGGAGGTGGTGGAGATTAGGCTCGCTGTGGGAGGGAGAGATTTTGAAAGAGAAATCATCAGAGTCAGGGACTTGAAcagtgggggtgggggtgggttgGAGGAGTTGGTGTTGGGGCCCTGTTTGGGAGCCGAGAAAAGGCTCCCTTTCCATCGGGAAAAATAAGGGAATAGATTCTCTCTCTCGGTTTGGACCTTGGACTTTGGAGTTTGGAGTTTGGATGGTGGAGGGAGAGTGGCAGTAAGTAGATAAGACGGTGGTTAAAACTCATAAACTTGCTTCAAACGTATGCTTATTTTTGCCTATTTCGATCAGAGTTCGGGACTTTGAGCATGGGCTTAGAGGAGCCCCCTCTTCCATTGAAGGGCCAAGTGACTCGTTCTACTGTTGAAAAATGAATTTCAAATCATAAATATGAATGAGTGAACTATAATTCATAATGATTTTACTATTAATTGCATTAACGTATTTTATAATGAAATCCAACATGCGTACCGTGCATGAATCTTGAAaactgaaacaaaaacaaaaaagagtgCACAAACGACTTACAGAGTTAGCTATCATAAGAGATACAGTAAATTagacactttaaaaatctttAGGATATCAAATTGTAATGAATAAAATATACGAACATTGTattccaagaaaacaaaaaactatatTACAAATCCATATAGTTGAGTGGTTAAataattttgtgtttgatttgagGGAAGACCAAAATAGTGGTATCTTGGCACCATGCAATAAAatttgcagttttttttttttgttgcaatttTTTATCGGGTGATTTTGTATGCAATTTTTTTGTCAGTATAGCAACTAGTCGTCAAAGTGGGTTTAGTGTTTCATATCATCAATAAAGAGCTAGCTAGGAATGAGAAATCGCTTTCGAAGCAATTCGCAGGGAAAGTTGAGGACGAGTCGGATATCTTGTTTGCAGCATATATGTTGACTAGAAGATGATTCGCTAATACTCAATAAGCTAGGTCATAGCTTTCACTACCTACCCTCTAGCATTGTGATTGTTACCTGGTTTACACTTACACTAGTAATGCACGATTCTTCTTGCTTTCTTGAGTATGAATTGCCCTCAATGTCGCCTCCTTTAGCTTCGGAAGCACTAAAATGATCACGTGGGGACGGGCATCTTCGCTGGAAGAAGGGGCATATTGTAATCTGGATGAGCACACCATAATCCAACAATCGTTATACACTCCATTTGCTTCTTGTCAAAATTTCCACACAATCTTGAGTCAGCTGCTTCAATCACTTTCTCTTTCCCCACTCCACCACGTTCTCTTCATTATTACTACTTGTTTCCAAAGCTGTACACGTCTGACTCCTTACTAGCCTTTCCTGTGATAACATATTCGGGACCCATGTACCCCACTGTTCCCGCTAGAGCTGTTGTTTTCGGCTCTTTTCCATGATCTACAAGTCGTGCTAGCCCGAACTTCCCCAATTTTGCattgaaatttgaatccaacaTAAGAATGCTGGATTTGATATCCCTGTGAAGCACTCATTGCTCCCATTCTTGGTGGAGATAAAGCAACCCGGATGCTAAGCCTTGAGCAATTTTGTACCTCACCACCCAACTCAACATgcttttttctttgaacaaatGACAATCTAAGCTGCTTTTGGGCATCAACTCATAAACAAGTAGGAGTTTTTTTTCCATGGCACCAACCAATGAGTTGCACCAGATTCGGATGCTTAAGTCGACTAATGATCCTTGCTTCCGCTGCATATTCCTTCAATCCTTGTTTAGACCGTCTCGATATCCTCTTAACGGCAACAAATGAGTTCAAGTGTTCTATGAAGCCTCTCTAAACACCACCAAACCCTCCCTCTCCAAGcttttcttcttccaaaaaaTCATTTGTGGCACGAGCCAACTCACCATAGGAAAACTTCCTCGGGCGAGTCCCATTTCCAAATTCATCATCAATCAAGTCGCAAACCATagcatcttcttcatcactaTTTTCCCCTGCGTTCCTCCTCTTGCACAAGATGAACCAAATCACAATCCCACCGACCAAGAATGAAAATCCCCCAACACCTATCCCTACTGCGATTCCTATATTTTTTCCCTTTCCTGACTTAGGTAGAGGAGAAAAGGGATGTGGAGCTTCAATGTCAACCAGCTGTGAAGTTGAGTTGAAACTCCAGGAGTTGATCCGGTGTAGGGCAGCGATATTATCGCCGGTTGCAGCGGAGAAGCCCGCAATGACCCTATCCCGCAAGTAGTCATTCACATTAACACTGTAATCAAGATACCTCATCACTTGAATTCCATTCACATAACTAGTGAAAGCCACGCTGAGATTTTTTGCCGTGGAATCATAATTAACCCTAGCACTGTTGATTTTTCCATCCACAATGCTACCATTCCATGGCATGGTAATTTTAGGCATGACAGAGTTGATGTCGATACCTTCATGTTCGCCCACGGGATCGTTGATGTCTGACTGATTATTCTGGTAGATGTCGAACTCAACCTCCACGTATGGTGGGTAGGGGAGGCCCATCCTAACAGCTTTGTCCTTGCGTTCGGTTGTAGGTGAATGGATATCCTCACCTCATGATCATTCATGGTACATCGCATTGTTAGTTTTTGTTAgatattatttgtatttaattttaaataaaaaaattcaagataatttctgaccgtacgTATAATAAACGATTAGGATGTGAGATTCTCACAATTTAAATCCGGATGGGATGCAAATCCCATATGAATGACATCATCAAGTGGTAACTTTGACAGAAAGAAGATTGTTGACCTTCTCAAGTCTCACGTTGGAAAAACTGCCAATGCGGGGACATTCAATTCAAATGTATTGGTCTCTTAGAAGGGTACATACATAGAAACTCTCTTGTGACAATTTCTAACACATGAGATCTGCTAATTGGACAATTGGTTCACATTCTAGACACTTGTCGTTGTTTATTAGACGAGTGATGCCCTTAAATAGAGCATTAGTTGCGAATTCTTTTTTCCCGTCTATGTGACAAATATTGGctttagcaataatgtaatttgtGAGAGTGGGTAAAAGCTTGAATAATTATTATCACAACAATCGACATGTCTGGTGGTTCCATATCTATAAGTCAGTGGAATATAATGAAGAGGAAAGGTTTTGTCCGAGCATGGAAAATGCCGCGAAATTTTTGGCTAAGAAAATATCTCTCTTTATTTTCTGGTCAAAGGTTAAAAAAAGATGGAGATTAATCGGGGATTCATGTCATGTACACAGTTTCATGGGCCTCCTCAACGTTAAAAGTGAGGAAGTGacaaaaatgatttatttctTGTTATATATTCAATATGCAGCATGTGTGAGTGTGCAGGTGACTGGTGCGTTTATATACATTTACAAGAACATACTGAGGAAATTGGTTAGGAACTTAAGCTTAGTGTTATGTGGCTTAAATTTTTATGATTGTGTAGAGGGAAGTCTTCTATATGAGCTGTGTATGTGGAGCTGCATACTGTAAGAATAATCTGACCTTTTTGAACCCGAAAATGAAATCATTGGCGACTTCAATATATAGTAGGTTTTTGCtctattacaaaaataatatgcTCAATTTACAACACGTCTAAGTTCAATAATGAACGTCATTTTCTGTGATAGTAGCGACCAGTATTTATAGAGACAAATATGATTCTCCTATTAGAATTCACATAGAACACCAATAATCTCATTATCAAACTTTAAGTGGTAAAAACCAGTTTACATACTAAGTCTCATTCCATGTAAATTAGGACAAAGTAACCTTCTTCTCATAAGACTTTTCTACACTAATTTGGATAAACTGGCTATAGCAATCACTTGCATACTCATATTcgtacattctcccacttgagtatGAACCATGTTTCTAGCACAACTTTCAAATTATAACATAAGTGCtaatttttaccacctgcaaaaatatgattaaaaacacctaaaagtACTTGTAAGAGAACAAAATAATTGTAGTATAAGCGGCTCAAGTAAGATTGTTATCTACAACGATTGAGatgaataatttgtatataAAATAAACTCATAGTTAACTACgtcaaacaaaattttgaaaagatttGAAGTtgtgaattgaaataaaataacaaaaagtatAATAATTGAAATTGCGTTTTGTGAAACTAGGCAACACagagaaaacaaattaattttagaaaaacaAATGTAAAAAGCAATAGTATTCAGCCCTCGCCATTAACTATCCTATGCAATTCTATCAATCACTTATGAATTACAAGTACatgttttgaaggttagatTTTTCTAATGCATATTCTCTTCGTGATATTCAAGTATGAGCGTATATCTATTATACAATTGTATGTGATATTtggattaaatataaacatgtaagactcattaagttttgtgaaaaccttttgaaaaatcacaaaaatgtAATAATCATGACCACAATTTCTTTTTCGGAACTCAAAATTCATCTTCCTGTAGAAATTTGTTCTCACAAACAAATCATATATCCATAAGTTGTCTCACCTCTCTACCgtatttagtttaagaaatagtcagttgtgttcaatttcagaaatattGTTTGTGctcagtttcaaaaatagtgtagCTATGAAATCCCGTTCTTAtatttcactgttataatctacgtattggtattattgagattttatattattttttgggaatttaattaatttaattgaatttagattttaattaaactagttacaaagtttgaagtttggaaattagTTATTTAAAATCTGTAGGCCTTTTGAGGTCATAATTTATGTTTTCGAATATAGCTCGATCTCATGAATGCGTAAACTCAAATCGTTCGTGAAACGGAGCTATAATGAAGGAGTTATTAAAGTTTAAAGTTAAggacattttggtaattttcctTCACTTTAGAAGGCTCTAGATTTTTTGGAGCAATGTGatgtgccacgtgtgtggctaagatgaaaggaaaagaagagaaaggagagagatggACAACTGGGAAGAaaaggagaggagagaaaatgGGGGCTACCCAATCAGAAACAAGAGAAGGGaggggaaaagagagaaaagaaaaagagggaatcAGATCCCTTTAAAGACCCGCGACCTGACCCGAGTTCCAGCGACATTCTTGATggttttttgtaaatttttttagcGATTCACGGCTTACCACTCCTACCAAACACCTGCCCAACCTCCCCTCTACCATTTCCACCTAAAATCAGAAGAAATTTAGTTGTAGTTTAGTGCAAAACCCACTGTGGGTGCCACGAGAAACCTTGCCTGAGATCCTCCACTTGTGAAACAATTTTCTTCAATCACCACCACCATAACACTTCTCTTGAGGCCTAGAACTAAGCCCAAACATCCATAGGGTAGTGGAACACTGGAGGTGACGGATCAAAGccacccatttctagggtttccagCAGGTTCGAGGAAAATTGGAGCTTTTCCCGGctaaattggacttggccacaggtataaaacttTCTTTACTCATTAAGATCTACATTTCtatgaaatttggtaatttttagaaatagttgaattttccggcatGTCGAGGCGGCTAGCTGCTGCGTACGGCAGCACGTGGGCTGAGGCCCCACCTGACCATTCTAGGATAATTTTGATGCCCTGATTCCATATTTGACATTCGTTTAGTGAAATGCTAATGATTTACTATAGTTTCGTAGTTGATTGCATTTTCAGCCGCCATTTGGTTATtatatgaattgacgatccaACTGTTAGATCGTTACCAAACcttataaattataatacataatatttgaggaccagAGGAACTGACGGATTGGGAATCTGACGtatggatcttcccaaattgaatTATCAAATGTTGACCGACACTTAATTTTAGagattggcggagatccaactgAGGGAtcgtaataaaatattagtatgttgttctagaataGTAGTGAGACTCTTGGGAAGTTACGGATCATAAATCTGATTGGCGGATCTTCTGGTTTAGAATTCTATGGTTATGGACCCTATTCTCGAtcttgatcgacggttgactttttagTCAATTTGTCTGTGTTATTCTAAGGTGTCGTTTATCTTAGAGTGTTGTTGAGAACTCATGGAGTTTAGTGGGCTCATCGCGTTGACATGTGTCTCGATTTACGTACtggtgactttaatatatgtgatttttattGAACTGTTATTTTTATACTTAGCCATCATTCTATGATCCTTAATTGTGATTTGATTGTGGATTGGAAACATTTATGAAATGTAATTTGATGTGCATGTTTAAAATGTGGTTGCATTGTATGATTGACATGATGTGATGAATtgtgagggctagtagtggaccgttaacccattaTCATAGGGTTTGTTGCTTCGACACTTGTTTCACATATTGTTTCCTTATTTCACTTCTTGTTATGTTCAACCCTTCTAAATTGAGTACTTGGTTCTTGTATTGTTTCTTTGAGCCATTGATATATTCCTTGGCCTTTCGCTCGGTTTCGTTGAGTGATCTGGGATTGGGTTTCCGTTGGGGTTCCTTTAAGTGATGGTCTGATTCCCTGCTCCAtatggattccgttgagtgatggtccggtaTCTCTTCTACTCCGCGATTCCATTAAGTGATGGTTCAGAATTGTATCCActcggattccgttgagtgatggtttAGAATCGTATCTActcggattccgttgagtgatggtccggaatcgtatccacTCAGATTCCATTAAGTGATGGTCCAGAATCTCTTTTACTttgcgattccgttgagtgatggttcgGAATCGTATCCACTCAAattccattgagtgatggtcAGGAATCGTATCCACTCGAATTTTGTTGAGAGGTCTGGAATCCCTTGTACTCTGtgattccattgagtgatgaTCCGGAATCCATTATACTccacgattccgttgagtgatggtccggaatcataTCTACTCGAATTCCGTtaagtgatggtccggaatcgtatccacTCAGATTCCGTTGAGAGGTTTGAAATCCCTTTTACTCCACGATTCTATTGAGTGGTTCGAAATCCCACTTGGTGTTTTAGTTCCGTTAAGTGGTCCAGAACTTGATGTTGATGGATAtcgttgagtggtctgaaatCGTATCATTTGACTTGTTGGCTCCGTGGATTCAATTTCAGCTTCAGAGATGTAGGCTTTGGCTGAACTGTGTCACTCTAGCCCTGCATTTCGATGtattgtatgtgttattgattgcTATGATTATCGAATGGTGTTTGAAAGCATAGGTGTGTGTGAATGGCAAGATAACTAGAGAATATTATTGTACTTCGTTGAATGTTCCTTGAGGTGCTACATGCTTGAATTGTGTTATTATGTTGAGACATAATGGTTTATGCGATGGATGTTCGAGAGTAGTGAATGATGAACTACGAGTGACTTGATctctgtttagggtacgtaggcaatctaacgaggaggttagatgcagccataaagtgtaCGAAAAATTACTACGCGGTTTGATTCTTGAGTTGTGCTTTGCCCATATCCCAGAGGCGGGGTATGTTAGAGATACGGgtatttggtgacgtcacgtgtcgatcttGGACATATGTcaggatcggggcgtgacaatAGTACCCGTGTTCAATTTCTAAAATAATGTAGTACTCGtatttagtttcagaaataattagtgatcagttttcaaaaatagtgttcAGTTTCAGAGATAGTTTAATACCTTTGGTTTCAGAATAGTGTAGTACcatttagtttcaaaaatagtgtagtaccattcagtttcaaaaataatgTGTGTGACTAGAGCGCAGGGTCTTGCgcattaatttatttatttttattatattaaagttttgtcattttttttaaatttaagtcattttcagTAAAGTTTAAGCCTTGAGGAATTTGTACTAGAAATGATAGTTGTTTTGGGGTGATAGAGGAGGCTTGGGATACACCTGTCTCCGACGTTCCTATGTTCTAGGttgcacaaaaaattaaaattacacgGATAGCTTTGATAAAATGGTAGTATGTGGAGTTCAAGTCCTACAAGGTGGAGAACTCTTAGACTTGAGCCAAACTGGGTGCAATCCTTGGCCTCCCTCTAACTAGTTCGTCTTTGGCGGATCATGATTTGCTCGAGCAAAGGCTAGAAACCCTGGTAGGGGAGGAAGAATGTTACTGGTGTCAACGCTCTCAAGTGTTGTGGATGAAGGAAGGAGACCGGAACACCTGTTTTTTCCACTAGAGGGCAAATAGTCGACGATCAAAGAACTGGATCCTGAGAATTAAGGACTCCCGAGGACACTGGCAAGATACGGATGCGGGTGTTGAAGGGGTGGTTTTGGACTATTTTCAGGACCTTTTCAAAACATCATACTCTGGTGATGATTATGAGGTAATTGATTGTATGCAGCCCAAAATCACAGCTTAGATGGAACCCATTCTGCTCCGTGATGTCACTATGGAAAGTCAAAATGGCCCTATTCCAGATGAAACCCTCCACTGCTTCTAAACCTGATGGAATACCTTAAGttttcttccaaaaatattGGGAAATAGAGGGTCATGATATTGCGGCTGCCATCACCTCATCCTTTTCAACTGGGAAGATTTTAAAGTAGATCAACTTTACTCAGGTTTGCCTTATCCTGAAAGTGAAAATATCGACTAAGATGGCCCAACTATGAACAATAAGCTTGTGCTTGTTATATTTAAGGTTGTGGCAAACCGCCTTAAACTTATTCTACCTAGCATCATCTCGCCTCAGCAATCGGTTTTTGTGCCGGGACTCAACATATTGGATAACTCAATCATTGCATCGGAAGTGGCCAACTTACTTTCAAAACATAGGCGGGGGAAAAATGGATTGCTCTCACTCAAACTGGACATGAGTAAGGCATATGACCGTATTGAATTGTCGTATTTGAAGTGGGTACTGACTAAATTGGGCTTCCCTATTATCTGGATCAATTTGGTGATGACTTTGGTTTCCACTGTATCGTTCTCTTTTCTGGTCAATGGGCGTCCTAAAAGTTATATTTTAGCATCTTGGGGCCTAAGGCAGGGCGACTCATTGTCACCCTACCTATTCCTTCTATTTGCTGAAGGATTCTCAGCCATTATTGCGGCCAAAGAACAGACATGTCTTATCAGAGGAATATCAATTGGTAATGGGTCCCCAGAGGTGAACCACCTCATTTTTGCCGACAATAGCTTCATCTTCGCACGTGCCTCTATGACTGATTGCTACTAGATTTCTAATATCATATCTGTCTATGAGCGGGCCTCGGGACAAAAAGTCAACCTCCACAATAGTGAGGTGTGTTTCAGTCGGAATGTCTGCAGCACCTACAAGGCCCACCTGGCTTCCGCCCTTGGTGTGAAAGTTGTGATCTTCTATGAAAAGTAATTGGGGCAGCCTACATTGGTTGGTTGAAACCGAGGACTTTGTTTCGATTATATTAAGGAACGCCTATGAAAACGCCTCCAAGGCTGGAATGGGCGCCTGTTGAGTGCAGCACGTAAGGATTTACTCGTAAAATCGGTGGCCCATTATATTCCTCTATATCTCATGAGCAGCTTTCTATTGCCCAAATACTTTTGTGACGAACTAAACAACTTAATTGCGACTTTTTGGTGGAATAGGCCAGGCGGATAGAACAAAATACACTGGCTTTTCTGGGACAAACTTTGCCAACCCAAGTCCGAAGGCGATTTGGTATTTCAAAATTTCCATGCTTTTAACTTGGTGTTTCTCTCTAAGCAAGTTTAGCGCCTAATTTTTTAGCCTGATTCTTTGGTGGGTAAAATCCTCAAGGCAAAATACTACCCCATGTGTACAATTTTGGAGCTAAGCTTAAGCCAAATTGTTCATTTGTTTGGCGTAGTATCTGTGCCTCAAGGGGTGTTATCAATCGCGAGGTAAAATAGCTTGTTGGCTCCAGATTAAAGGTGCGAATCTAAGATGATTCATGGATCCCCCTGCCTTACTCATTCAGGCCATTCTCCCCAAAGCCGATGGGGAACACTTTGTCTTTAGTGTCGGACCTGATTGTCTTAGCTTCGCCGAATTGGGATCACAACCTGCTTGTTGCCACTTTCTTGACCATTGAGGTGAATGTAATCAAGTCCATCCCTTTGAGCATTTGCAACGGTGAAGAATGTCTCTCATGGAATTTTGACTCTAAGGGAAGATTTTCTATTAAATCGGCTTACCATATAGCTCGGGAATGGCTCATATCCTTTGTGCAATGTCAACATGGATCTTCGTCGGGGTCTACCTCCTCTTCTCTTTGGACTGCTTCGTAGAAGGCCAATGTTCCCCCAATGGTTCGAATGATGTTCT from Pyrus communis chromosome 7, drPyrComm1.1, whole genome shotgun sequence encodes the following:
- the LOC137740087 gene encoding two-pore potassium channel 5 produces the protein MEREPFLGSQTGPQHQLLQPTPTPTVQVPDSDDFSFKISPSHSEPNLHHLQQPHHHHVHQPDPQPSSSGAPNARHQKRPGTLHRCRTAPAMAVMRDLNPHPTTQVPKPQSDSTSIIRQAVFLLLVYLSLGVVIYSFNRDKFSGVETHPVVDALYFCIVTMCTIGYGDIAPTTPLTKIFACVFVLFGFGFIDILLSGVVNFVLDLQENMILTGIQMGQTSRNHRFSARNYIVDVAKGRMRIRLKVGLALGVVVLCVGIGALVLCFVENLDWIDSVYLSVMSVTTVGYGDRAFKTLQGRLFAAVWLLFSTLAVARAFMYLAEARVDKRHRRIMNWVLHRDITVQDLLAADINNHGFISKSEYVIYKLKEMGKIGEKDILQICDQFSKLDQNHSGKITLPDLLAHRL